The Sorangiineae bacterium MSr11367 genome window below encodes:
- a CDS encoding TetR/AcrR family transcriptional regulator encodes MNAKEEQKERSHETILESASRLLREKGIAGARVAEVMKGAGLTVGGFYAHFDSKEALIEAALRRTAAGMRRRLFTKLEDKPPADRAEVVLKRYLSVAHRDAATEGCPFPAVVGEIATTAPEHGEILSQQVEALVGELEAHLPPAGPLSRRHLAIALVALMTGGLSLARALRSTELSDEVLRACRALGAFAARATAA; translated from the coding sequence ATGAACGCCAAAGAAGAGCAAAAGGAACGGTCCCACGAAACGATCCTCGAGTCGGCCAGCCGGCTCTTGCGGGAAAAGGGGATTGCGGGCGCCCGCGTCGCCGAGGTCATGAAGGGCGCCGGACTCACCGTGGGCGGCTTCTATGCTCACTTCGATTCGAAGGAGGCGCTCATCGAAGCGGCGCTGCGGCGCACGGCCGCGGGCATGCGGCGGCGCCTCTTCACGAAGCTGGAGGACAAGCCTCCGGCGGACCGTGCGGAGGTCGTGCTCAAGCGCTACCTCTCGGTCGCGCACCGTGATGCGGCGACGGAGGGCTGCCCGTTTCCCGCGGTGGTCGGAGAAATTGCAACCACCGCACCCGAGCACGGGGAAATTCTGAGCCAGCAAGTGGAGGCGTTGGTTGGCGAGTTGGAGGCGCATCTGCCGCCGGCGGGGCCACTCTCCCGGCGGCACCTCGCGATCGCCCTGGTGGCCCTCATGACGGGGGGACTCAGCCTCGCCCGCGCGCTGCGCAGCACCGAGCTTTCCGACGAAGTGCTGCGCGCATGCCGAGCACTCGGCGCCTTCGCGGCGCGGGCAACCGCGGCTTAA
- a CDS encoding CGNR zinc finger domain-containing protein gives MFTFVGGALCLDFVNTSSWNGDAEINDRLTDAGALATWAREAKIPEARALAASPPASLMNDTKRLRLVLRRVLVPLAHGQEPPEPALRAFEREAKRTLSAAQLSPRSASSTKPRLALVWPEDAAGCGVLERVTWSALAFVRSRRRLHALRECEGDACGWLFVDTSRNHLRRWCEMRTCGGAAKARAFRARQRGA, from the coding sequence ATGTTTACGTTCGTCGGTGGAGCCCTCTGTCTCGATTTCGTGAACACGTCCTCGTGGAACGGGGACGCGGAGATCAACGACCGGTTGACGGATGCCGGGGCGCTCGCCACCTGGGCACGCGAAGCGAAAATTCCCGAGGCTCGTGCCCTTGCCGCGAGCCCGCCCGCATCGCTGATGAACGACACGAAGCGCCTGCGCCTCGTTTTGCGCCGCGTGCTCGTGCCCCTTGCACACGGGCAGGAGCCGCCCGAGCCCGCGCTTCGCGCCTTCGAGCGCGAGGCCAAGCGCACCCTATCAGCGGCGCAGCTCTCGCCGCGTTCCGCGAGTTCCACGAAACCGCGCCTGGCCCTCGTGTGGCCGGAGGACGCGGCTGGCTGCGGCGTCCTGGAGCGGGTCACGTGGTCGGCGCTCGCCTTCGTGCGCTCGCGGCGACGCCTTCACGCGCTGCGCGAGTGCGAGGGGGATGCCTGCGGCTGGCTCTTCGTCGACACCAGCCGCAACCATCTGCGCCGCTGGTGCGAAATGCGCACCTGCGGCGGTGCCGCGAAAGCCCGCGCCTTCCGCGCCCGCCAACGCGGCGCGTGA
- a CDS encoding Xaa-Pro aminopeptidase yields MRRFIGYVALPFFLGACHASPPPGPSSAPANKGPELYGAGLFTTGAWDFFLAFSPDQTNVFHCRADDAFEAFDIFETRRDPAGRWSSPVKPRFATQGSNADPHISPDGKTVFFISNRPLSGRTADPVRPTFDIWFAERQADGAWGEAQRLAAPFNDAKVDHWSPMVAANGNLYFGGERAGGRGGSDLWVARRANGSYLEPENLGEAINTQGHEVEPWIAPDESYMIFSALRRPDSVGSYDLYVSRRIDGAWEKARPLRALNTPAREFNQSVTPDGKWLYFSSTRPYQGPLGERFDDPRDERAVTGIGDGKKGDIYRVAMSELGLAPSK; encoded by the coding sequence ATGCGTCGTTTCATAGGTTACGTTGCCCTCCCCTTCTTTCTTGGCGCGTGCCACGCTTCGCCGCCTCCGGGACCGTCATCGGCCCCCGCGAACAAAGGGCCCGAGCTGTACGGAGCGGGGCTCTTCACCACCGGCGCGTGGGACTTCTTCTTGGCCTTCTCCCCGGACCAAACCAACGTTTTTCATTGCCGCGCCGACGACGCCTTCGAAGCCTTCGACATCTTCGAGACCCGTCGCGATCCGGCGGGGCGTTGGTCGTCACCCGTCAAACCGCGTTTCGCCACCCAGGGCAGCAACGCCGACCCGCACATTTCCCCCGACGGCAAAACGGTCTTCTTCATTTCGAACCGGCCGTTGTCCGGCCGCACCGCCGATCCCGTGCGGCCCACCTTCGACATCTGGTTCGCCGAGCGCCAGGCCGACGGCGCGTGGGGCGAGGCCCAGCGCCTCGCGGCGCCGTTCAACGATGCCAAGGTCGATCATTGGTCGCCCATGGTTGCGGCCAATGGCAATCTGTACTTCGGCGGCGAGCGCGCCGGCGGCCGCGGTGGCTCGGATCTCTGGGTCGCGCGGCGTGCCAACGGCAGCTACCTCGAACCGGAGAACCTCGGCGAGGCGATCAACACGCAGGGCCACGAGGTCGAGCCGTGGATCGCACCCGATGAGAGCTACATGATCTTCAGCGCCCTCCGGCGCCCCGACTCCGTCGGCAGCTACGACCTCTACGTGAGCCGCCGCATCGACGGCGCGTGGGAGAAGGCGCGTCCACTCCGTGCGCTGAACACGCCCGCCCGCGAGTTCAATCAAAGCGTCACCCCCGACGGGAAGTGGCTCTATTTCAGCAGCACGCGGCCCTACCAGGGTCCCCTCGGCGAGCGCTTCGACGACCCGCGCGACGAACGCGCCGTGACCGGCATCGGCGATGGCAAGAAGGGCGACATCTACCGCGTGGCGATGAGCGAGCTCGGACTGGCGCCGTCGAAGTAG
- a CDS encoding alginate lyase family protein codes for MRNPLWLGALLVAASFWNCAPAESDDGAVEETREAPLAPAVFTHPGVLVSRQQLDFVRQQVNAGAQPWANAYSQMLSHSLASQSRTPHPRSVVECGPYSNPNLGCTDERQDALAAYANALAWYVSRDTRYANKAISLMDAWSSTITDHTNSNAPLQTAWSGAGWSRAAEIIRHTGAGWSQAGINRFATMLRNVYLPEIINGRPSTNGNWEATMMEAAIGIAVFLEDRTAYDRAVSIFRTRVPAYIYLASDGALPKAPPNSGIDTRQEIINYWQGQSTFVDGLSQETCRDFTHTGYGLASIANFAETTRHQGQDLYPEIQDRLRQAMGFHAKYDLGEAPPSWLCGGTIHRGLGPIFEVGFNALHNRLGFDMPNTQRYVEGRRPSGTNVLFVGWETLTHANNPY; via the coding sequence ATGCGAAATCCGTTGTGGCTAGGGGCGCTGCTCGTGGCGGCGTCGTTTTGGAACTGTGCGCCGGCGGAGAGCGACGACGGCGCCGTCGAGGAAACCCGCGAGGCTCCGCTCGCACCGGCCGTGTTCACGCACCCCGGTGTCTTGGTGAGTCGTCAGCAACTGGACTTCGTGCGGCAGCAGGTGAACGCAGGCGCGCAGCCCTGGGCGAACGCCTATTCGCAAATGCTCTCGCACTCGCTGGCCTCGCAGTCGCGGACGCCGCACCCGCGGTCCGTGGTGGAATGCGGCCCGTATTCCAACCCGAACCTCGGCTGCACGGACGAACGCCAGGACGCATTGGCCGCCTATGCCAATGCCCTCGCTTGGTACGTCTCGCGTGACACCCGATATGCGAACAAGGCCATCTCCCTCATGGACGCCTGGTCGTCCACGATTACCGATCATACGAACAGCAATGCTCCGCTGCAGACGGCATGGTCCGGGGCAGGCTGGTCGCGGGCCGCGGAGATCATCCGGCATACCGGGGCGGGCTGGTCACAGGCCGGCATCAACCGATTTGCCACCATGTTGCGCAACGTGTACTTGCCGGAAATCATCAACGGGCGACCCAGCACCAATGGCAATTGGGAAGCGACCATGATGGAAGCCGCCATCGGCATCGCGGTCTTCCTCGAGGATCGCACGGCCTACGATCGCGCGGTGAGCATCTTCCGCACGCGCGTGCCCGCGTACATCTATCTTGCCTCCGACGGCGCTTTGCCCAAGGCGCCGCCGAACAGCGGCATCGACACCCGGCAAGAGATCATCAACTATTGGCAGGGGCAATCGACGTTCGTCGATGGCCTGTCGCAGGAGACGTGCCGCGATTTCACCCATACCGGCTACGGGCTCGCATCCATTGCCAACTTTGCCGAAACGACGCGCCACCAAGGGCAAGATCTTTATCCCGAGATCCAGGATCGCTTGCGACAAGCAATGGGCTTTCATGCCAAGTACGACTTGGGGGAGGCGCCTCCGTCGTGGCTCTGCGGCGGCACGATCCATCGCGGATTGGGGCCCATTTTCGAGGTGGGCTTCAATGCCTTGCACAACCGGCTTGGCTTCGACATGCCCAATACGCAACGCTATGTGGAGGGGCGCAGGCCGTCGGGAACGAATGTGCTCTTCGTGGGTTGGGAAACGTTGACTCACGCCAACAACCCGTACTGA
- a CDS encoding sigma-70 family RNA polymerase sigma factor, with the protein MTDTLSSRSVSQAVLHADYPGDSESLDPDLLDPDAFEGESSDGPGQPMDPVRVARLVQAHHAFVWRSLRRLGVIASDVDDATQKVFLAVTRKCAGVPPHRERSFLFATAVRIAANERRAQSRKRYAGAEDLDVYGGEGPSPEQTTADRALLDKILAPLPLNLRSVFILFELEQMTKQEIAAVLDLPEGTVASRLRRARELVEATIVRLRAQNGRDGRGAT; encoded by the coding sequence ATGACGGACACATTGTCTTCAAGATCCGTGTCGCAAGCCGTTCTCCACGCCGACTATCCAGGGGATTCCGAGTCGCTCGATCCCGACCTGCTCGATCCCGACGCCTTCGAGGGCGAATCGAGCGATGGGCCGGGCCAGCCCATGGACCCCGTGCGCGTCGCCCGCCTCGTGCAAGCGCACCACGCCTTCGTGTGGCGCTCGCTCCGCCGGCTCGGGGTGATCGCGAGTGACGTGGACGATGCGACGCAGAAGGTGTTCCTCGCGGTCACGCGCAAGTGTGCCGGTGTACCGCCGCATCGGGAGCGCTCCTTCCTATTTGCGACCGCCGTGCGCATCGCCGCGAACGAGCGTCGCGCCCAGAGCCGCAAGCGCTACGCTGGCGCGGAGGATCTCGATGTTTACGGAGGCGAGGGGCCGAGTCCTGAACAAACCACCGCCGATCGGGCACTCCTCGACAAGATCCTGGCGCCGCTGCCGCTGAACCTTCGCAGCGTTTTCATTCTTTTCGAGCTCGAGCAAATGACGAAGCAGGAAATTGCAGCCGTGCTCGACCTCCCCGAAGGGACCGTCGCCTCCCGTTTGCGGCGCGCCCGCGAGCTGGTGGAGGCGACGATTGTGCGTCTGCGCGCGCAGAACGGGCGAGATGGGCGAGGTGCAACATGA